The genomic interval TAATTTGAAAGTAATGTGCCCTCACTATCAACGAATTCCTTGTGCTTCGTGAcatgaaatagaaaattttcatcCATGCAATGGGAAGGGGCAGAAAGAGAAGTGCCCCCAACTTTTCACCATACGAATTTTATGTCCCCTGGACTAACCACGGAACATATAAGTTCAAGTTAGAACAAACAAGAGAAAACCTTTTTGTCATCTTCTGCAGGGAAACAAATCCACAACttgttatattttcttttctctaaaGAGTTGTTTTCCCCGAGTTCTCATGGGTCTCTCTCCTTTTCATTCTTTTCCTTGCAGAACAACTAACCTGTTCTTCCTTCACTACAAGCTTGTGAATGATTATTTCAGGCGCATAGTAATCTCTACATTCCTGATCTATAATAATCTGAACGTTTACAACTCACCCTCATCACTCTACAAACTAGTTCTTAAAAGCTACAACACGAAACAAACTATCAAAAACAATCCCCGAGGAAACTGAGAGTGTGTCCTAACTTAAGCtttaaaacttcaaaaataaacaagaaatatTTCTTCCACTTACCAGTCAACAAACTGCACGGTGCGCTTTGTCTTAATGGTGGCAACAGCAGCATTGACATCTTTGGGTACAACATCTCCTCGGTACATTAAACAACAAGCCATGTATTTTCCATGCCTAGGATCACATTTAGCCATCATGCTCGAAGGCTCAAAAACTGCATTTGTGATCTCAGGTACAGATAGCTGTTCGTGGTAAGCCTTCTCTGCTGAGATAACCGGAGCATATGAAGAGAGCATGAAATGAATGCGAGGATATGGTACAAGGTTCGTCTGGAACTCTGTTATGTCCACGTTGATGGCTCCATCAAATCTCAATGAAGTGGTCAAGGATGAAATAATTTGAGATATCAGTCTATTCAAGTTGGTATATGTAGGCCTATCAATATCAAGAGATCTCCTACAAATGTCGTATATAGCTTCATTGTCAAGAAGAACAGCAACATCCGTATGCTCAAGAAGGGAATGAGTGGAAAGAACGCTGTTGTAAGGCTCCACGACAGCAGTTGAAACCTGATCAAAGCCCAATATTGTTCAGACAAGCAACAATTTCCCAAGAATTCCAGTATCGCCATTTGAGTGATTCTTCTTCTTAATGATCAAATGTTTTGATTAATCTACATTTGAATTATCAGTACCTGAGGGGATGGGTAGATGGTGAAACCAAGCTTTGATTTCTTCCCATAGTCCACTGACAAGCGCTCTAACAATAACGAACCCAGACCAGAACCAGTGCCACCACCAACAGCATTGAAGACTAGAAACCCTTGTAACCCGGTGCAGTTATCAGCCAACTTCCTGACCCGGTCAAGACAGAGATCTACAATTTCCTTTCCAACTATaaaatcaaagtcaaaagatACGTCAAACGGAGTGaccaaaaataaaatgtcaacTAAGAATCCACAAAGCAACATCCGTCACCTGTGTAGTGTCCTCGAGCAAAATTATTGGCAGCATCTTCTTTTCCAGATATCAATTGCTCTGGATGAAAGAGCTGTCGGTAGGCTCCGGTTCTAACTTCATCAATCACCGTTGGTTCTAAATCAACAAATATAGCCCGAGGCACATGCTTGCCTGAACCGGTCTCGCTAAAGAATGTATTAAAAGCATCGTGTGCAACACCTTCGGATGTATCACtggaaaaagaaaacagaagCTCCCATTTAATAGGTAATCAACCTGACAAAAATGCACATATAAATCTTCCGCATCAAAATGCAGTCAGATAAGTGATATCGAAATTGTTTGAAAAATGTCCCTAATGCtataaaaattgtaaaaaataatcaaatccaACAGTCCCAATGAGAAATTAGACTCGGATCCCGTAGCCCAGCTTCAGATGAACACCCATTTGATGATAAATCTTCCGAAAATCGAGAGAGACCAGAGAAGGTAggaaacaaaaaaggaaagcGATCAAAAGAGGGAAAGGAATGAGAAGGGAGGAGAATTGAAATGCAGAATGGtagagagatgaagatgaacaaAGCATTACCTGGGCATCATACCATCGGGCTGAATGCCATGTTCGAGGCAATAGAGCTCCCAGCAAGAATTGCCGACCTGAATCCCAGCCTGACCAATGTGGATGCTTATGATCTCCCTCATCTTCCCCTACGTGAGCCTGCGTCTGAGAATGTCGAAAATGGCGGCGGCGATGGGAGGGTTGTAGGAACTACCGAAGAGAATGAAATTGGGCAATGTCGGAGTTGGCGTCGGAGAGGCTTTAATGCGCGAAACAAAACCAGATTTGATAATCAATTCGCATCCGCAATGCCAAACTGCAATTCCAAGCGATGGCGCGCGCCAGGCTTTGTATGGGTCCCTCTCCTCCCATCTTCTTATCCCTTCTGACAAATTTACCCCTCCCAATCTAACCCCATACATTTAATTTTTGGGGATCCAGGGAGGGTAGTTGTGACAAAAGGTCTACGCCAGAGCGACCATGTCCATGTGATGTGTGTAACCTTTGTTTTCGGATTCTCAGATCtttcattt from Benincasa hispida cultivar B227 chromosome 10, ASM972705v1, whole genome shotgun sequence carries:
- the LOC120088758 gene encoding tubulin alpha-3 chain yields the protein MREIISIHIGQAGIQVGNSCWELYCLEHGIQPDGMMPSDTSEGVAHDAFNTFFSETGSGKHVPRAIFVDLEPTVIDEVRTGAYRQLFHPEQLISGKEDAANNFARGHYTVGKEIVDLCLDRVRKLADNCTGLQGFLVFNAVGGGTGSGLGSLLLERLSVDYGKKSKLGFTIYPSPQVSTAVVEPYNSVLSTHSLLEHTDVAVLLDNEAIYDICRRSLDIDRPTYTNLNRLISQIISSLTTSLRFDGAINVDITEFQTNLVPYPRIHFMLSSYAPVISAEKAYHEQLSVPEITNAVFEPSSMMAKCDPRHGKYMACCLMYRGDVVPKDVNAAVATIKTKRTVQFVDWCPTGFKCGINYQPPTVVPGGDLALVQRAVCMISNNTAVAEVFSRIDHKFDLMYAKRAFVHWYVGEGMEEGEFSEAREDLAALEKDYEEVGAEGADDDEEPEDY